In Megalops cyprinoides isolate fMegCyp1 chromosome 16, fMegCyp1.pri, whole genome shotgun sequence, the genomic window gagttatccagagcaaccttacatcggttacagtttttcttactatattatccattcatacagctagatatttactgaggcaattgtgggttaagtacctggcccaagagtacagcaggagtgccccagtgaggaatcgaacaAACAACATTTcggttacaagttctgctccttaaccactatactacactgcccCTTCATTAACTGTATACCGCCAACAAACTGGAATTACAGATAAGTATTCAGCTTAATTAAAGTTactttttttctattcattATGGTAGGCCTTAAAACAGTCATTAGAACCATTAATTATGCTTGACTGAGACAGACCTCAGAACTTACAAGGGGtagtaattaataaaaataacctcaataaatatctttgcctttatttgctttttaaataagacaaacacatatgcaatcaaacattttaaattatttattgcaaATAATTGTCAATTATATGATCAGTTTCCAAATAACCcaataatcaaaataattgACTATGATATTCATAGAGGAATTCTAGTCAATTTGGGTCCAAATGTAAACTAATGAGTGTACTTTCAAGTTCTGAATCTGTTATCTTGTCTGCATATATGTGTAaaagttattacattttttaagcatACATCCTTATCCAGGAAAACTTGTATTAGCCGCCATTTTTACATATtctgcattaaaacaatgtGAATTGTTCCAGTAAGTATcagaattaaaataatttgtccTGTAAGTGTCCTGCTTGTACCATGTTCCAGGGTATAACTGCGGTGCCacatctgggaatcaaacccgcaCCATTTGTGTTACAAAATCGGTTCCGTCATTTCCACTTTTCTACctctagaccagtgtttctcaaacctctcctggagtaccccttgtcctgcatgttttacatctctccctgctccaacacagctgattcaaatgatcagtttgttattaagcagcttcaggagttcataacgagttgatcatttgaatcagctggtgaggtttgagaaacactgctctagacCAGCACACTACTGTTTTTAACCAATAACCTTGATGATGAAGAGTTTCCATTTCTAAATAATATCCCATCATCCACAAATTGAACAGTTCCTCAGATTACTCACACCATTAAGACCTACTGCATAATTGCTCAGTTGGAAGTCTTTGACCCTCGTTTAATTTCTGAAACAGCTCAAAATATGTGTGCACCTGCTGCCAAAAATTATACTTATTATAAATAACCTTGTCCTTGTATGGGTTCTCAGTTTACCTCTAACCGAAGGTCAGTGCAGGTTTCCTGAGAGCATAATTTCAGCCTCTACTTCTAAACAGCTGAAGCAACTTATTGTACAGTCGCAATGCGGACTTCAGAGACTGGACAGTTTAAGTGGCACACTTTTCATCATTCTTTCAAAACTCTTGCAAAACTCTTTGGAACATCTACACCTTATTTTTCTTTGCTGGAACATATGGGCATCCATTATTCAACAGGATTCAGCTGATGCTTCTTGGATTTAAGGCTGTTAAAATGTATAACCATGTCCATAAAAATGACTTAAATGGattgttttcttcctctttctaagcctgaaaccttttttttccgATGGATACCcactttatttatattattgttaaaattaacttgaagacagacaaaatattttgcCATGTCATTTATGAACCAAATTAAtatcatttgttcatttgcagcCATTTCAATTAGACAATGCAATAAGGAGATGCAGATCAAGAGAAAGTGTTCCATGTTCTCTTAAAATCAACTAAACTATCTGGACTTATGAAGTGAAACTGATTTTATGAAGTTCATAGATCTGAACTGTtataagaaaaataatcaaGAGTTATTAACGgtttttatttaccttttatttcacaatattaTGCTCTAGACACCCTAAAACCTTAAAGCAGAGGATAATTATTTTGCTAAATCATGCCGTAGAGGATCTACAGACCATCAGACTTGGCATACCTAAATACCACTGTCTGATTAGCTGAGAAATGAAGCAATATCACTGGCCGTAACAGCTAGCtttaaaaccaaacataatTTGTAGGTTACCGTAAATGTCTCAGAAGTGATTCAGAACTCATTTACATACTGTTTACACACCTAACACTCAGGTGATAGTGTAATAGAATAGCTGTTAATGCAACTGACAAGAAAATGCTAATGCACTATTGCACGTATTTATTCACTTACTCAATTTGTGAACACCATTGCATCCTTTTTTTTACCAATAAGACAGAACGGGTTTGTGAATGTGGTGTGAGTGATGGTGCAGAATGCATTGTGATCCAGTATTTAATATTACCCCCTGTGGCCCACACAAACAGCCTTAGCAGGCCAGTTTGTTCCTTCTTATGCAAGCTATACAAAGGCAAGAGAAGAGGCACCATCAAGAATTTCAGAACTGGAATCAGCTCTGCCTCCATGAACAGCTGAAACCATGGGGTCTAGGCATGGTCATGAAAAGTCAGAAAATCGAAAATTTCAGCATACACTCTGGACTAGAAGACATGGAGAGCATCCAGGCTGACCACCATGGGTGCTTTGTCCTTgattcaaattaaaacatgttaaGCAagtagtacatttttttttcagtttaatttttttcagtgcttacAAATCACCATGAGTCTTGTGGTTGCTGTGGTTGCTGAAATTAACAGAAAGTAgtgaaaacaatataaaatctCAAGAAATTAGTTCCTTACATTTATGGACATAGTTTCATTATGCTTGGATTGAATGCCTCTAGATTAATGAATGCAATTACAAAGGCAAAGGTTCCTCAAAAGCTGCCAAATTAATAACGAACAAAAGAAGGAGCACCACTTGTTTTGCAAAAGCGAATATTTCAAATGCTGGGTACTTAAATAGCACAGTGTTTGGACAAGCTAATATTAGATGCTCAAGGATCATGTCTTTTACAGGCCATTTTGTTTCTGAGTACCTACGTTTTGAGTGCTTGATATCAGCTCACAGAAGCTCCATCCTCTTGGATCAGACACAGGCCAGGGGAAGACAGatcatacatacagtaaagaCAAACATACAGGCCAGCTTGTAGAGGTCAAACGTGTGGTAACCACCTGAAATGCTATTACTTACCATTACCTGGAATCTcctctctgcttgttttttttttttcctccactccATACTCATCTCCCGCTGTTGTCTCCTcttccctgtttttctctgggaaaaaagaacatttttatacTGAGCAAACAACTCCTGGAAACATGTTGCACTCATGCAACCGGGGTCAGCTGTGCGAGACACAAATAAAGCAGACACAGCGATGGTGAGAGGCCCTTTCCAACATGCAGCAGCCCCGTCCTGCAAAGCCATTCTGTCTGCAGCCAACAGGAAACTTAATAACACGGGATCAATATGTCGACTAGATAGCCTCTTCTTCATGGGGCAATACACAgacgcgtgcgcgcacacacacacacacacacacacacacacacacacacacacatacacacacacatacacacagaggcactcGCACACTAGGAAACGCTCTGTCGCAGCAGCTTGGCATTCACTGTGGGAGTGAAGAGAAATGTCAAATGAGCAAAGTGATTACAAGTGAAAGGCTTTGCCTTTTGTTGCATTTACTGTGTGGGGACATTGTGACCTGTGGACTCATGATGGAGGTTTAATGTCCAAGGAGCTCATGATGGAGGTTTAATCTTCCAAGGCAGGAAGTTGAAAAGTATGAGCTGTTGAAATGTATGTAGGGGGGTCTTCTCACATTACAAGGATCCAAGTTATTTTCTAAACCAGACacctgtaaaaaataaaacagaaattaatctAATTGAAAGCTAAGCTCACTGAATTCTACATCAAAACTAATGGCAATGATATGTTGACACATAATTGACgtataattaaactgaaattttaCTAAATGCATGTGATATAGATCACGTTTAGTAGCAaaccacacttttttttccttatgcaGTAAAATtagccattttaaatttgtaattcCATCACCAGTTCCACACCAATCCATCGCATACAAACCCCAGAATATATTTCTATCTTGTCAGCTGTGCTGGTGCATGTTGAATTGATCACTctccatttcagctgaaatctAAAGAAATAAATTTTCCATGGAAAATAAAAGGTATCATTGGTCCTGGGAAGTAAAGTGAACGTGCTACAAGAGCTCATATTAAGACAGTAAAGACACTGGCTAGCCTCAGATCATTGAATTAGCAGTGAATGGATGGAGAGGGTAAATGTAGTGTTCAAACATAAGAACAACTAAAAATTGCATCATGAGAGCCTGAGACAGTTTCACTTATTTAATTTGGATACCTACTAAATGGcatttaagaaatgtttttgttttacaggttAGCATTACTTTAATTTCCAATTTATTTGTAAAGCAAGCATTACTCAATTCTTTATTCTGCTCTATTATACTCCATACTGAAGACAAACACGTATCTGGGAAAGGTTCACAAAGAATTAGAATCCTTTCGCATGCAATGTAACCAGAGAGACCAGTCACACCtcagtgtgtgctcagtgtACAGATACTGAGTTTgtcatgaaaactgaaaaaatcaaAGGCATTTGATAGCCATCCCTGTGAAGATGCGAATGCCCCAATGGAAATGTGTTCATTCCTGCTTTTATTGGTGaatttgtatgaatgtgttatGTTCAGGCCTTGTATGTCTCCATACAAATAACACCTTGCCATAGGGAGCTTTTTGTCATCAACTTCATTACCAAACACTAAAAAAAAGGATGTGTAAGTGTTACTGGTAGGCCATTGGATAATTGggtaattgtttaattgagAAGCCATTCTCACCAGGTGTTAATAGGTggaagcaagaaaaaaatatgcaaggATAGCATTAAGGAGAGCTTTGTTCTACTCCttggttttacatttttgaccttgttttaatcattttaccCTTTTATTTGCCTATTCACCAATTTTAACCTGtcctgtttatttataataaattgtttatttatgtaccTTTGCATttttaggtttgttttttttttttaagaatttttttaatgggAGAAGTTTCAGCCAACTCCTTTACAAGCCCTCCCCTGGGAGAAAACTGCAAACTTTTCCAACAACAAGCACAGTCTGGGCAGTAAGCAGTGTGCACTCAATACAGTAGCTATAGTGGAATTGTGAATCAAAGGAAAGTCCAAGCTTTAACCACTGTGAATCCAAGGTTTCCACCTAGGTGAGTCATCCTGAAATGGATGGCTCCCAGTTCATTGACATACTCGttattgcatttaaatggatGTTCACACTTATGTAGACATAATAGAGAGATGTACATGACCAAATTAATCCAATCACATATTTACAGTCCATGCCACTGAATTAGTTTGACAAATAGAAGTGAATTTTTACTGTTTGTATAGTTACAAGGGCACCTGCTCATAgccacaccacaccacatcaATGCAGGACACTCTCAAAATGGTGTCCAACATGGGAGACCTCACCATATTGCTTATTCAAAACTTAGtacaaatccaaaacaaagcATCGCTATGAAACATATGTTAACATGGTGGAAAAGACATCCAGCCACAGAACATACTCTTTCAGGTTAAAAAAGTAGTACAGAACATTTTCCGTTATACAGTGCATAGAGTTATACCAAACATACACATTAACAGACTCAGTCAGAGAAATCTGCAATTAGGCGTGTGAAATTAGGTCAACATAAAAGGTATATGGTTCTGGGAATATCATCTTTGTTTGTACCACACTGGATCAAAGCCATTCTTTGACTGGATTCCCAGAATGAGGCCCCTGATACATTGCAAAGGACACACCCCCTGGCCAATCAGAATCAAACTGACTGCAGGACATGTGCCTTGCtatcatatttcagtttttcttgcCTTGTTTCAGAGGAAAAGCACTCAAAGAGATTGCTGTCTACAGTTGGACTGGAGTTGATGGGAATTTCTAATTTTAAAGAAGGATTCCAGTCAAAagtataatttgtatttaatcAACACTTAAGCTGGGAAAACAATGTTAATTAATCAACATTATTTATGCAGCAGAGACAAAACTAAATTATAATCCTCTCCTGCATACTTTTATTTGTAGTATGAATGGCAAAATCTGTAGTACTTGTCTTATAACAATAAGTGAGTCAGGATAGAAGTCACTCATGCTCTTGACTGGCTTTGAGGAAGaagacatacacaaatgcagatAGAGAAAGTGATCATTTTACAAAAGCCAAATTCGAGAATACTTTCTTTGCACAGATAAATATGCAATTGAGCTAACTATCTTTCCTACCTCTTTTAAAACCCATCTAATTTACTATCGCTGCTTACTACACCGCTAGTTATAAGCTGTGTTCTGTTTACACACGTACTGTGGGAAATACAGCACTATTTCAAGtcaaagttttgttttgctttcaagTACCATTAGCTACATCACCATGAGTATGTGTTGGCAGCTTGCTGTGACTTTCTTGATGAaagcctcaaaaaaaaaaaacgtgcacaagtgtaaaatttgtaatgtctcaaacatacagtataggGCTGCTATACTGCTAGCCAGCTGCAACATTATTCCCCATACAGGATGATGGGGCAAATATATTCCATGTATTAACTGATCACGTGTCTTTTTTGTCATAATGCCATTTACTTAATGGTTAAATATGTGGAAGTGCCCATTTATTTACCCACACATTGTCCATATTCACCTTGTACTCATACTGACTACATCGAAATGCTGATTGTTCTATGTAAGTCGATCTGAGACATTCAGTTCATGCTCTTATTCTGTGCCTTTTGACTTTGCTCTAATCGCAACTCTACAGACATAAGATCTACTGAGATCACCTTGTTTTGGCTCCtgatgttaacaaaaaaaatattctatCCTCAGTTGGAATCAAACTGAAGAAACATGCCAGAACTATCAAGCACCTCCTCTCTCGGACACTGAAGAATCCTCAGATGGATAGATCTGCTGAGCATAACATGCAGGGTATCATTTGATGCACTTAATGTCACACTGACTTTGGACCTGTAGGTTATGGATTCTAATTCCAGGTGGGCCACTTGAGTAAACATTGGTGCTTAACCTCAGttgctttgatttaaaaaagaaacaaacacaaaatacactgGATTCCTTTTTAGAAGGGCGTGTATTTCAGTATAAATATTTGATTGAACAAAAAATAGTTTGTAAAAAATGAGATGTGCTTTGTATGGTGGACTGCAATATTTGTGTTTGATAACCATCAGATGGACATTTCCTTATCATTTGGTAAGACTACCAAATTATGACATGGCCCTGACAGATTACACACATCCTGAAGATGCACATCTTTTCAAGTTATTAATAATATCCATGCATGGACCAATCCATTCGTGAAgcacattttttgacatttttccagCAATTGCAATGATTAGAGTAGATTGCCCATGGATTtcatcaaatacaaatatgtttcGCTGCACATTTGGATCAATTTTCTTCCTTGAAGAAGAAACAACGAAACATTCCTCTGaatgcatattaaatatttcatatgcaCTAGTTCCCACAAGTGCCAAGTAATATGGTTTAAGAAAAAATGCATCTCATCACCTGCTTGTGAAGAGTCCCTCTGTACAAAAGACAACAATGAGGTACACATATCATTActtttgaaacaaataaaatatattcatgttcAGAATGCCTGGATCTGAATAACCTTCTCCCTATCATGACAGGTATTTACTGAACTGCATATTTaatcagcatgtgtgtgttcgaAGAACTAAAAACATGatcacgtacacacacacacaaatgcatggaAGAACGGCTTCTTGCACAGACACAAGGGTATCATACTGTCCCCGTCACCTattctgctttcttttcagGGAGTTAAAAATAGACAGCTCTTTAGCATATCAAAGACCGCCACTTGAAAAAGAGTAGGGAAAGAAAATGAGCACGACCCCCTGTATCCTGAGAGCAAATACTATCACTCCTCTAAACACAGTGCATGAGGCAGTATCCCTGATATCTGGGTATGTATAGGGAATTACAAAAGAGGTAACCGCTGagcaatcacacacaaacacatacgcgctgaaaacaaaagaaaaagtcaAACTACTGGAGCCCCTTAAGggatttctgcttttttatacatttcCCCATTGTTTCCTGCGACAACAAACAACATGCTCAAACATTTGTTACTGTGATAAAAACACCGGGACATGGCACCCATTGTGTAGTAGATgtgcaaattaattaataatgagGATCAGGAATATGGGGTTCTGATTACGGATACTGTAAAAGATATGGAGGGTGTTAAGGGTGATCAGTTGGAAAGGATTTAATCAAAACCAATCCAATGCCGGTGTTtcctgtattgtgtgtgtgtgtatgtgtgtgtgtgtatatgtgtgtgcgtgcatgcgtgcgtgcgtgcttgtgtgtgtgtctcggcgtctgtgtctgtgtgcacatgcgtgcacacgtgGGTGAAAAGTGCAGGTTTTTTGAGTCACCCCTTAAGATCATGGTAGAGACAATGGGAAGAGTTTGCTTTTAAAGGGAATTTTCTTATTTGAATCAGCTTAGTAAATATAGTGTGCCTTTGACCTGGATCAGCCACACGACACTTTTAACAGACTGTCTGCACAGCCTGCACATATCTACAGATTCCACAGAGCTTCAACAGTCTGCAAAATTCACTGGTCATGACACATTCACTGCAAATAACCCGGGCTCTCCAGGATTTAGGGTTTACGTTAGCAGGATCCAAGACAATGTGCAAAGATGGACAATCCAATGTGGATTTCAgttacatttgtttcttttgaagGCTACAGTCTCTTTTGGAGATCATCTTTTTATTAAAAGCACTGTTCTGGTAACAAAAACTAAAATCTGCCAGAAGAGGGCGCACTCTTTGCCTAGGTGTTGGCATCTTTCATTAACCCTACAGTAAAAGATACAGAGCATGAACTCCTCGCGGAAAAAAATACCGTTGAGAGATGTAGGTAAAGCTCTCTTCCTGACATTCGCTTAAAGTTCTCCAtcttatcattattatcactAGTAGTAGCTGTAGCAGTAGTAATAACAGAAGCTCCTCGTTAGCTTCTCCAGTCTGAAACGTCGGGATATTTAATTcgtttaaattttattttggattCTAGATGAACAGAGTTAGAAATTAGGACGTCATATGACAAGAACGTGTTTATCATAGGTCAGCCTCTATAGTCTGTATGTATCAAAAAAGCTTTATTGTACCCTTGGTGAACCTGTTGGTCAGTTTCCCATAAGAAAAATTATTAGTTGGACTCGTTGCGATTAAGATGCCTTGTTTGGTTGCACTTACGGGTGCTCTACGATTAAGAGTGATACAGAATATGTACGTCCATCAAGATACGTTTTTGTTTAGACTAGGACAACTTAAGGGATCTGACTTTGCAACACTTCCCAAAAGCGGTGTCTGTTTAAATAGCAATCCCCATTGAATGGACACCCTTAGAATGCAACTCACGCTCCCTGCTGTTCTAAACACTCCAATCATATAAGAGAAACCCAGCCGCCGACCCCTCGTGAATTGTCAGGTAAGCTGTTTCCTTCTCAAGCGCTCCGTATGATGTTTATCCAATAGGTTGTAGCACAAAAGGTTATGCATAACCATTTCGGTAGATAACTCGAACACAGCTGGGTACGCACTTTGAAGCGGCGTCTGACGCAAaccacatctctctctgctcaagACACGGTTTGTTTCCAGGTTTcgagttttcttttttttttgtttattctgttttccCCTCGGCGTCCCAAATCGTGTGGGAAGCTCACTGCAGCTATACCCACGGCACTTTGAAGACAGGCAGGCGGAGTAGAAATTACGAGGCGCACTCCCTCGTTTCTGCAAAGCCTCGATGACAGTGTTAATAATAGTTTATTTGAGCGCAGTTTCTTGATTTCTTTGGATGATAGAGAGAGGTATCTCTTGCTTACTTGCCGGCATCTGACTTagctgaattattcattttccgCGTCAGTTCAGTTGCCCGATCTCCCTTTTCTAAATATCAGAGCacgtcgttttttttttctttttttcgcAGAGGAGTCGGTCAGACAGCGTGCTGACAATCCTACGAATTGCAGAGCTCCACAGGAGGCGCTTGGCAAGCTATATGAGCATTTGGGAGGTGAGTAAATACGCGTAGGATTGTTTCGGGTAATTTTATCAGGCTCTGCGTCATTTTGTTAGAATTGCCCAATATAAGTTAAACAAGCCTTCGAGATTAGCCGATTGTGTGAACTGGTTGTAGGAACTGTATCGTTTACGTGATTTTCTTTTCCCATCTTTTCTCTCTTGAACTGGAGAATGCCGGAGTTGTTTTGCAGCGTTGCCAGCTGCTTGCCTGTTAGTCCCTGTCGTCTTGTCGCCGGAGCGGATGCAGCCTGTatcttcagtgtgtgtttgaaactCAAACGCTTCATGGGGATACAACAACCTTGGGATCCTATCAAATAAGTTTGTTTTCAAGAAGTGGAGCCTTTTCTGGAGGACTCTTTGACGATTGAAATTTGAAGTCACAGCTATACTGACGTCTATAGGAATATTGCTGCTCCATCGGCCGTCAATGTCCCGTATCAATTTAAAAGAAAACGAATTTTCTGTGGCTTTGGGtaagtcttgtttttttttaactctaaCGTGGGATTGGTGGGTCTCtattatttcagattttcataAGGGGAAATTtccatgcattcatttttacgTCGCTGCTATGgttgtattttctctctcttttttaccCTGCTTGCGGCATAGAGGCTTTAGTCATCCCGCTATATAGAAAGCTGAGGATGCTGGCTTCTcttaaaagaaaagacaaaagaaagaaagaaagaaacgtTGACATGGTGAAGAAAACAGTTCTGCAAAATGACTGTGgaatcttttaaatatttaaattaagaaTTTTGCCGACGAGTAAATGAATGTTGTTCAGTACagtattcattattattattataattattaatattattattattatctttgaCACACAACTGCAAATTTCGTGCCCACACGGTTATTCATTTGTTTCCCGACTGTCTAGGTAATCATATATAACTTAACATTAGTAGTAGCATACTGTAGTTTTtgttgattgtgtgtttgtttgtttttcccctcaaagGTCGTTAAATGATATTCGGGGGgattcttttaaaaagcaaaatgctgCTGCTTGTTCTGTTGGCTTTTTCCGTGTCCAGTTCGTATGCTAACTCGGATTCTGACCTCTCCGCGGAGACCTGCAGCGCTTGCTCTTGCATGTCCATCGAGAACGTCCTCTATGTGAACTGTGAAAAAATTACCGTGTACAGACCTACCCAGCTCAAACCCCCGAACTCCCTTCTCTACCATctaaattttcaaaacaatctaTTGATAATCCTATATCCCAATTCATTTCTCAATTTCACGCACGCCGTATCTCTCCATCTGGGGAACAACAAACTGCAGAACATCGAGGGAGGGGCCTTCGTTGGACTCAGTGCACTGAAACAGTTGCActtaaataacaatgaattaaaGGTGCTTCGCGCGGACACTTTTTTAGGAATTGAGAACTTGGAATACCTCCAGGCTGACTACAATTTAATCAAGTTCATCGAACGAGGAGCCTTCAATAAATTGCATAAGTTAAAAGTCCTTATCCTAAATGACAATCTCATTCAAAGCCTTCCTGATAACATTTTCCGCTTTGCATCCCTGACACACTTGGATATAAGAGGTAACAGGATTCAGAAGCTGCCTTACATTGGAGTGTTGGAGCACATTGGGAGAATagtggagctgcagctggatgaCAACCCCTGGAATTGTACTTGTGATTTGTTACCCTTGAAAGCCTGGTTGGAGAACATGCCCTATAATATCTTTATTGGTGAGGCAATATGTGAGACTCCCAGTGATCTGTATGGGAGGCTGTTGAAAGAAACTAACAAGCAGGAGCTGTGTCCCATGGGAACGGGCAGTGATTTTGACGTCAGGATGCCACCCTCACAACCGGAGAACGGGCAGACAACGTCGAATGCTGCGCCGACAACGGCACCACGGATCGTCACCAAAGCCCCCAAAACTACCAACCCCTCAAAAATATCCGGGATTGTTGCCGGGAAAGTGTTCCCTGGCAAAAATCTCAGCCAAATTGTGTCCTATCAAACAAGGgtcccacccctctccccctgccccctcccttgTACCTGCAAAACACACCCGTCTGACTTTGGCATCAGCGTCAGCTGTCAAGAAAGGAATATAGAAAATCTGGCAGATCTGGTACCTAGGCCACCTAATGCTAAGAAACTGCACCTCAGTGGTAATTACATCAGAGATATCAGCCCAGTTGATTTTCAAGGATTTGAAGGCTTAGATCTGTTGCATTTGGGCAGCAATCAAATAGTGACTGTTCAGAGAGGAGTGTTTGCGAACCTGACAAACCTTCGCAGGCTTTATCTTAATGGCAATCAGCTCGAGCGCCTTTATCCTGAGATGTTCCTTGGGCTTGGTAACCTCCAGTACTTGTATTTGGAATACAATGCCATAAAGGAGATATTAGCCGGTACATTTGACTCCatgccaaacctgcagcttttGTATCTGAACAATAACGTGCTCAGGAGCCTTCCAGCCTACATCTTTGCCGGCGTCTCCCTGGCCAGGCTGAATCTGAAAAACAATCACTTCATGAGTCTGCCTGTGAGTGGCGTTCTAGACCAGCTCAGATCTCTCACGCAGATCGACCTGGAAGGCAATCCCTGGGAGTGCACGTGTGATTTAGTGGCTCTGAAGCTGTGGCTGGAGAAGCTGAGCGACGGCGTCGCTGCCAAAGAGGTCAAATGCGCGTCCCCCGTTCAGTTCTCCAACATCGAGCTGCGCCTGCTGAAGAACGAGATTCTGTGCCCCAAGCTGGTCGCGAGGCCCCCCTTTGTCCTAACCAGCCCCCCCTCTGCAGTCACCTCCATGTCCCCTGCAGGTGTGGGCAAGGCGCCCCCCGGTGGCCCTGTGCCCCTCTCTATAATGATCCTGAGC contains:
- the slitrk4 gene encoding SLIT and NTRK-like protein 4, translating into MIFGGILLKSKMLLLVLLAFSVSSSYANSDSDLSAETCSACSCMSIENVLYVNCEKITVYRPTQLKPPNSLLYHLNFQNNLLIILYPNSFLNFTHAVSLHLGNNKLQNIEGGAFVGLSALKQLHLNNNELKVLRADTFLGIENLEYLQADYNLIKFIERGAFNKLHKLKVLILNDNLIQSLPDNIFRFASLTHLDIRGNRIQKLPYIGVLEHIGRIVELQLDDNPWNCTCDLLPLKAWLENMPYNIFIGEAICETPSDLYGRLLKETNKQELCPMGTGSDFDVRMPPSQPENGQTTSNAAPTTAPRIVTKAPKTTNPSKISGIVAGKVFPGKNLSQIVSYQTRVPPLSPCPLPCTCKTHPSDFGISVSCQERNIENLADLVPRPPNAKKLHLSGNYIRDISPVDFQGFEGLDLLHLGSNQIVTVQRGVFANLTNLRRLYLNGNQLERLYPEMFLGLGNLQYLYLEYNAIKEILAGTFDSMPNLQLLYLNNNVLRSLPAYIFAGVSLARLNLKNNHFMSLPVSGVLDQLRSLTQIDLEGNPWECTCDLVALKLWLEKLSDGVAAKEVKCASPVQFSNIELRLLKNEILCPKLVARPPFVLTSPPSAVTSMSPAGVGKAPPGGPVPLSIMILSILVVLILTVFVAFCLLVFVLRRNKKPAGRHEGLGNQECGSMQLQLRKHDQKSSKKDDMGGETFIPQTIEHMSKSHTCGMRDSESGLKFADSQRQKIILRNSADKDKDSLHPLDPRKRLSTIDEMDEFLPGRESNMFIQNFLENKKDFNSIGVSGFEIRYPEKSQDKKMKKSLIGGNHSKIVVEQRKSEYFELKAKLQGTPDYLQVLEEQTALSKM